TGCCGAGCGGCTTACTGGTGCTGGCGACGCCTGGGCAAGCATAGTGAGAATGCGAAAACCGATAGTTGTCAGGGGCAGAGGTTGTTTATCCCGGTAGGCCGTTTGTTGGCGCTGGTTTATCTGTAAATCACCGACCTTAATTTCTTCACTGGTATGCAGCTGGTGTCTACGTGCCAGGGCGCGGCATCTCAATATCAGTTCCCTTGGTTCGAAGGGCTTACATAAGTAGTCATCGGCACCGATACCAAATCCGCGTTCTTTATCTGCGAGAGCATCTCGGGCAGTTAACATCAGAATTGGCATATTAACTGGCGCTTGTGCCTTGATCTTTTCGCAGACCTCCAAGCCGTCCATATCCGGCAGGCCCAGGTCGAGAATAATCAGGTCGAAGATTTGTTCCAGGGCCAGCTGTAAGCCCTGGCGGCCCCGCTGGGCATAATCTATCTGCCAGCCCTCAGCGTGCAGGAATTCGGCAAGCTGGCGGGCGATAGTGGGGTTATCTTCAATCAACAATATCTTCAGTGAGCGCACCGGCAAATCTCTTGTGGCAGAGGAAGTTACAAAGCATTCTGACAGAGTGCCGGTGAAATTGAAGTGAAGCCCCGTTGTTGGACTGTTTTAGATATTGGTTGGACCGCTCTAGATATTGAGGTTGCGGCCGCCGTCAACGGCAATAACCTGACCGTTGATATAGGGGGCATCACAGACCAGGAAGCGCACGGTTTTGGCGATATCGCTGGGGTCACCGGTTCGGGCCAAAGGAATGCGATGGGTGATTTGTGCTTTCTTGGCTTCGTTAGTTGCCTCTTGCTCCGGCCAAAGAATGGCACCGGGGGCGACTGCATTGACCCGGACCTGGGGAGACAGCTCCAGAGCGAGGCTTTTTGACAGCATTACCAGCCCAGCCTTGGCGGCGCAGTAAATAGTGTGCTCGGGCATCGGGCGCTCGGCGTGAATATCCGCCATATTAACAACGCAACCCTGTTGTTGGCTGAGTGTTTCTTTCAGGGCCTGAGTGAGAAAGAAGGGGGCTTTGAGGTTACTGCCTACCAGCCGATCCCAGTCCTCCTCGGTCGCCTTCCCCACAGGCGTGGGGTGAAATGCTGAGGCATTGTTGATCAAAACATCAATACCGCCCCAGGCCTCTTGTGCACGTTGGGCCAGATTGGAACAGGCTTCGGCGCTATTCAACTCACTGTGCAACGCTATGGCAGAGTTGGGACGACGTTGGTTCAGCTCGTTTGCCAGTGCCTTGGCAGCATCAGCCGAGTTGCGATAGTGAATAACAACTCTGTGATCTCTATGTAGTTCTTCAGCAATAGCACGACCCAGGCGTGCAGCGGCACCGGTAATTAGCACATTACGCAATGTAGTCATCCTTTACTTTGGCGATTGCCTTGATGCGCTCCCGGTCCAGTGCTTGCCCGAGTTTCGCACCCTGGTAGCCCTGTTTAATCAACTCCTCAGCAGTTACTGCCGCTGCCCCATCTCGAGCGGCGCGCAAAAAGTCCACCTGTGGATAATCTCGATTCTCCAGTCCCTCACGACCTCGGGCATCAGCCTCACAGGCGCGAAGAAAGTTTTCAAATCGCTCGGGACGTCGCAAGGCATCCAGACTGCGGATCATCTTCATAATGGTCTGTGGGCGCAATTCGAAGGCTCTGTGGCAATGCAGGTGATATTCGCAGACCCCGACAGCTAGTGCTGTCAGGTCTTTTGGGGTACGCCAGCGCTCACAGACGGCCTTTACAAGAGGTACGCCTGCGGCCTCGTGGCCGTGGTGGCTGGGGAGAATCTCCTCGGGAGTCAGTCCTTTGCCCAGGTCGTGTAGCAGTACTGCAAAACGCAAGGGGAGCTCTGCCGGTGCGGCGCGCAGGGCTAGTAGTACGTGTTCTCCAGTGTCCACTTCGGGATGGTGTTTGGGCGGCTGAGGAACACCAAACAAATTCTCTAACTCTGGTAAAAGTACTGATAGGGCGCCGCAGTCTCGCAGTACCCGAATAAAAATATCGGGGTCTGGCTCGGTAAGTGCCCGGCTTACCTCTTTCCAGACCCTCTCGGCCACCAGATATTCCACTTCACCTGCTTCTACCATGTGGCGCATGAGTATCATGGTCTCAGGAGCAACGCTAAAGCCGAGGTGATGGTAGCGGGCGGCAAAGCGGGCCACTCGCAGTACTCTTAGGGGGTCTTCTGCAAAAGCAGGGGAAACATGGCGCAAAAGCCGAGCTCCAAGATCTTCCTGCCCACCGTAGGGGTCAATTAGATTGCCGTTGGTGTCTTCTGCAATGGCATTAATAGTGAGATCTCGCCTCAGAAGATCCTCTTCCAGGGTGATATTGGCATCGGCATTAACGGTAAATCCGCCATAGCCGTGTCCGCTCTTTCTTTCGGTGCGAGCGAGCGCGTATTCTTCACCGGTCTCAGGGTGTAGGAATACTGGAAAATCTTTGCCGACAGGGCTGTATCCGAGGTCCTGCATTCTATCTGCATCTGCCCCAACCACTACCCAGTCACGCTCGGTGACTGGACGATTCAAAAGTTTGTCGCGCACTGCGCCGCCAACAAGGTAGATCTTCAAAGCATTTGCTCCAGAGCTGGAGGGACCTGTGATCTGATAGGTGATTGTACTGCCATAAGTCCATTTGTTCCGGCGTTGTTCCAGGTTTGTCTGCTGGACGGAGGGTGAGGGGTGGGGATGTAAGAAGCTTCGGCAAGATAAAAAAAAGGCCCCAAAAAAACAAGGGGGCCCAGGGTCTTAGGGTATTCGCTTAGCAAACATTTCTTCGCCAACTATGGGGGCTCTGACTTAACAACCACTCCACTGGAAGGGATCCCGTGACAAGTCCCAAGTCACGAATCTAGCGCCATTCTAAGGAACCTGTCTTACCTGTCAACTATATCTATTAGTATTTTTTGAGGGGGTTGTTCCGCTGTTCGTTAATAAATTACATGGACCGAATTTCGGGCTGGGTTTGCAGCATTAAACAGCATAATTTATAGGGGCGGTTCAGCTGGACAGGATAATTTCACGTGTAACTCTGTGGGGCAGAGGATACTTTCGGGAAGTTGACTGTTCTTCTTTTTAATCGCAGTTGTTGGGGAGAATAAAGATGAGCGAATTACATGTGCTAACCACCGGGGAAGCAGCCAGGTACTGCGGTGTTAACTTCCGAACGGTGATTCGCTGGATTGAGCGTGGCCAGCTCAAGGCATACAAACTTCCAGGGCGCGGTGACCACCGTATCTGTGTTGAGGATTTCGTGGGCTTCCTGCGGGATAACTCAATGCCAGTTCCAAACGACTTGGCAGTTCCCAGTCGAAAAGTGCTCTTGTTAACGACTGATCCTGAGCTGACTTCAAGTGGACGCCAGGCGCTTCAACAGATGGGGTGTGAGGTTGAAGTAGCCAGTGATAGTTTTTCCGCCGGTATCATGATGGCGAGTGCCAAGCCGGCGTTGTTAGTGGTTGACACTGGGTTGCTTGGGGAGAGTGGGTTTCAGGTGCTGGACTACCTCAGATCCCGCAGTGAGTATTCGAACTTGAGCATTCTAGTTGTACCTTCTGATGATGATGGAGAGAAAGCCCGTTGGCTGGATGCTGGAGCTGATGCCCTTTTAACTCACCGCTCTGAGCACGGTGAACTTTCTGCAAAGGCCAAGCTTTTGTTGGAAGCTGATGCCTAAGTAGCGTGATCCGCTAGAAGGCATTATTTCCCCATTCTGTGCGGGGCTGGTATTTCAACAGTTCCCGTGCTGAAACCTAAATGGGTTTTGGTATTAGCATGGACTCCTCTTCACCCTCCGGTCGGTCCCGACCTTGCTCCGGGCAGTGACAACTGGCCGTTATTTGATCCCCGTTCAAACTGTTCAGGTGAACATCGAAGCCCCATAGCCGGTGAAGATGCCTTAGCACCTCTGTTGTATCTTTACCGAGAGGTCGGCGGCGGTGCTGCGTATGGTGCAGGGTCAGTGAACGGTCACCACGGGTATCTACTGAATATACTTGGATATTCGGTTCCCGATTGCCCAGGTTGTACTGTCCCGCAAGGTTCTCCCTTAACTGGCGATAACCGCTCTCATCGTGAATTGCGCTGACAATGATATCGTTCTCTTTATCGTTGTCGCTGATACAAAATAGTTTCATGTCTCGCATAACCTTGGGAGACAGGAATTGTAAAATAAAACTTTCATCTTTGAAGTCGCGCATGGCGAACTGAAGGGTTTCACGCCAATTACTTCCAGCAATGTCTGGGAACCAGCAGCGATCCTCTTCAGTGGGGCTTTCACAGATACGCCGTAAGTCAGTAAAAATACTGAAGCCCAGGGTATAGGGATTGATACCGCTGTAGTGAGGGCTGTCAAAAGAGGGTTGGTAGATAACATTGGTGTGGCTTTGTAGAAACTCCATCATAAAGCCTTCAGTCACCCGCCCGCGCTTGTACAGCTCGGTTAAGAGAGTGTAGTGCCAGAAGGTAGCCCAGCCCTCATTCATTACTTGGGTTTGCCGCTGTGGATAAAAGTATTGGGCCAGCTTACGTACAATGCGCACCAGTTCCCGTTGCCAGTTTTCCAGTAGAGGGGCATTTTTCTCAACAAAGTACAGGATATTCTCCTGAGGCTCTTCGGGGAAGCGTTTCTCCTTTGTCTCCTCTATACCGTCACCGAGTTTTGGGATGGTCCTCCATAAATCATTGAGCTGTCTTTGGCGGTACTCTTCTCGCTCTTGCTGTTGGCGTTCTTCTTCAATAGCCGAGATTGGGTAAGGGCGTTTATAGCGATCTACACCGTAATTCATTAGGGCATGACAGGAGTCGAGAATGGCCTCGACTTCATCAAGCCCATAGCGCTCTTCACAGCGGGAAATATAATTTTTGGCAAAGATCAGATAGTCAATAATACTGCTGGCATCTGTCCAGGAGCGAAACAGGTAATTCCCTTTAAAGAAAGAGTTGTGCCCATAGGAGGCGTGAGCAATCACCAAAGCCTGCATTGTCATGGTATTTTCTTCCATGAGGTAAGCGATGCAGGGATTAGAATTAATCACTATTTCATAAGCCAGCCCCATCAATCCGCGCTGGTAATTATTTTCCACGCTGATAAATTGCTTGCCAAAAGACCAGTGGTGATAACCCACTGGCATTCCTACCGAGGAGTAGGCATCCATCATCTGCTCGGAGCAGATAACTTCAATCTGATTTGGGTAGGTATCTAACCCAAATTCTTCTGCCAGTGCGCCGATGGCGCGATCATATTCCTGAATTAATTCAAAAGTCCATTCTGAGCTTGTTGATATGGGCTGACGCGACTCAGATTCAGGTGCTTCAGCGCCACTGGCAAATTTGTCGAGCATCAGGCAGTCACCTTTTTGCGGAACAGTTGTCGGAACACCGGATAAATATCCTGTACATCGACAATCTGCTCCATAGCAAAGTGATCAGGGAATAAAGTGCGGACACTTTCATACTCTTCCCACAGGGCCTGGTGATCTCTGGGAGTGATTTCCACATAAGAGTAATACTGCACATGGGGCATAATATCGTCGATAAGGATTCGGTGGCAGGTACTGGAGTCATCGTTCCAGTTATCACCATCTGAGGCCTGGGCTCCATAGATATTCCATTCGCTGGCGGGGTAGCGATCTCTTATAATACGTCGCATTAATTTGAGCGCGCTTGAGACAATGGTGCCGCCAGTTTCCCGTGAATAGAAAAACTCCTCTTCATCAACTTCTTTGGCGCTAGTGTGGTGTCGAATAAAAACGACTTCTGTATATTCATAACTGCGCTGTAGGAACAAATATAAAAGTAAGAAGAAGCGTTTGGCCATATCCTTTGTGGCTTGGTTCATCGAGCCGGATACATCCATCAGGCAAAACATCACTGCCCTAGATCGAGGTTTTGGTTGTCGAATCAGCAGGTTATATTTCAGGTCGAAATCATCGAGGAAAGGGACTCGATTGATACGGCTGCGAAGTTCGGCGATTTGGTTTTTAAGAGCCTCAATTTTGCGCTGGTCTCGCAGAGCAGTATCTTTGTTTTCTTCTTGGGATAGGTCTTCCTCTAAATTGCGCAGGTTTCTTCGCTTATTACTGGTCAAGGCGATGCGTCTTGCATGGGCAGCCCTGAGTGAGCGGATCACATTGAGACGACCTGGAGTTCCTTCATTACTAATTCCGGCACGTACTATTTGAAAAGACTCGTTGCCGGCCAGGCGTTGCTTGATCATATTGGGCAGCTGGAGCCCCTCAAACATAAAGTCCAGAAACTCTTCTTGTGATATCTGGAAGACAAATTCATCAACCCCTTCCCCGCTATCACTGGCACCACCACCATTTCCATCACCGCCTCGCTGACCTTGACGAGGGATACGATCACCAGCAGTAAATTGCTTGTTTCCGGGTAGAACTCGCTCTACGTGCCCACCGCTACCGTGAGAAAATAAGGGTTCGCTGATATCCCGAGTAGGGATACTGATTTGCTCTCCCTTATCCATGTCCATAATAGAGCGGCTATTCATGGCGTCGCCGACAGCTTTCTTAATGTGAGCTTTGTAGCGCCTTAAGAATCGCTGCCGATTAACCGTACTCTTTTTCTTTCCATTCAAGCGGCGGTCGATGATATAGCTCATATTTCTGCCTTTGTTCTGAATAAAGCTCACAGGCATCCATCGCCATAAATCTATTCAGAATATTTCCTGCTGAATCCACCAAACACAATTGTTGGTATCTTCACTATAGCGAGCCATTGAGGGTCCCGATGAGATGCTGTGAAATCACTCAAGTGCTCACTAAAAGTTAATGATCTAATCAGTATCCGGATTTGGCTTCCTCGTATTTTTCCAGTGACCTTAATAGAGGAAAACCTTACTACTGAGATTTTCTCACTCGTAGATACCATTCGGATAACAGTCTAACCTGCTTCTCGGTATAGCCCCGTTCAACCATACGCGCAACGAAGTCTGCATGCTTGCGTTTATCATCTGCTGAGGCCTTGGTATTAAAGGATATAACTGGCAGAAGATCTTCCGTATTGGAGAACATTTTTTTCTCGATAACGGCACGTAGTTTCTCGTAAGATCTCCAGTCGGGATTTTTTCCTTGATTGTTAGCCCTGGCGCGGAGAACAAAATTGACTATTTCATTGCGGAAATCTTTTGGATTGGAAATTCCTGCAGGTTTTTCTGTCTTTTCAAGCTCTTCATTAAGGGCGCCGCGATCCAGTATTTCACCGGTTTCGGGATCGCGATATTCCTGGTCCTGTATCCAAAAATCAGCGTAAGTGACATAGCGATCAAACAA
This DNA window, taken from Microbulbifer sp. MKSA007, encodes the following:
- a CDS encoding response regulator transcription factor, whose protein sequence is MRSLKILLIEDNPTIARQLAEFLHAEGWQIDYAQRGRQGLQLALEQIFDLIILDLGLPDMDGLEVCEKIKAQAPVNMPILMLTARDALADKERGFGIGADDYLCKPFEPRELILRCRALARRHQLHTSEEIKVGDLQINQRQQTAYRDKQPLPLTTIGFRILTMLAQASPAPVSRSAIIHHIWGDEPPETDALKSHIYSLRQTLDKPFQAPMLKTITNLGYQLETPNARNQ
- a CDS encoding pteridine reductase encodes the protein MRNVLITGAAARLGRAIAEELHRDHRVVIHYRNSADAAKALANELNQRRPNSAIALHSELNSAEACSNLAQRAQEAWGGIDVLINNASAFHPTPVGKATEEDWDRLVGSNLKAPFFLTQALKETLSQQQGCVVNMADIHAERPMPEHTIYCAAKAGLVMLSKSLALELSPQVRVNAVAPGAILWPEQEATNEAKKAQITHRIPLARTGDPSDIAKTVRFLVCDAPYINGQVIAVDGGRNLNI
- a CDS encoding multifunctional CCA addition/repair protein, with translation MKIYLVGGAVRDKLLNRPVTERDWVVVGADADRMQDLGYSPVGKDFPVFLHPETGEEYALARTERKSGHGYGGFTVNADANITLEEDLLRRDLTINAIAEDTNGNLIDPYGGQEDLGARLLRHVSPAFAEDPLRVLRVARFAARYHHLGFSVAPETMILMRHMVEAGEVEYLVAERVWKEVSRALTEPDPDIFIRVLRDCGALSVLLPELENLFGVPQPPKHHPEVDTGEHVLLALRAAPAELPLRFAVLLHDLGKGLTPEEILPSHHGHEAAGVPLVKAVCERWRTPKDLTALAVGVCEYHLHCHRAFELRPQTIMKMIRSLDALRRPERFENFLRACEADARGREGLENRDYPQVDFLRAARDGAAAVTAEELIKQGYQGAKLGQALDRERIKAIAKVKDDYIA
- a CDS encoding helix-turn-helix domain-containing protein, which codes for MSELHVLTTGEAARYCGVNFRTVIRWIERGQLKAYKLPGRGDHRICVEDFVGFLRDNSMPVPNDLAVPSRKVLLLTTDPELTSSGRQALQQMGCEVEVASDSFSAGIMMASAKPALLVVDTGLLGESGFQVLDYLRSRSEYSNLSILVVPSDDDGEKARWLDAGADALLTHRSEHGELSAKAKLLLEADA
- a CDS encoding SpoVR family protein, coding for MLDKFASGAEAPESESRQPISTSSEWTFELIQEYDRAIGALAEEFGLDTYPNQIEVICSEQMMDAYSSVGMPVGYHHWSFGKQFISVENNYQRGLMGLAYEIVINSNPCIAYLMEENTMTMQALVIAHASYGHNSFFKGNYLFRSWTDASSIIDYLIFAKNYISRCEERYGLDEVEAILDSCHALMNYGVDRYKRPYPISAIEEERQQQEREEYRQRQLNDLWRTIPKLGDGIEETKEKRFPEEPQENILYFVEKNAPLLENWQRELVRIVRKLAQYFYPQRQTQVMNEGWATFWHYTLLTELYKRGRVTEGFMMEFLQSHTNVIYQPSFDSPHYSGINPYTLGFSIFTDLRRICESPTEEDRCWFPDIAGSNWRETLQFAMRDFKDESFILQFLSPKVMRDMKLFCISDNDKENDIIVSAIHDESGYRQLRENLAGQYNLGNREPNIQVYSVDTRGDRSLTLHHTQHRRRPLGKDTTEVLRHLHRLWGFDVHLNSLNGDQITASCHCPEQGRDRPEGEEESMLIPKPI
- a CDS encoding YeaH/YhbH family protein; this translates as MSYIIDRRLNGKKKSTVNRQRFLRRYKAHIKKAVGDAMNSRSIMDMDKGEQISIPTRDISEPLFSHGSGGHVERVLPGNKQFTAGDRIPRQGQRGGDGNGGGASDSGEGVDEFVFQISQEEFLDFMFEGLQLPNMIKQRLAGNESFQIVRAGISNEGTPGRLNVIRSLRAAHARRIALTSNKRRNLRNLEEDLSQEENKDTALRDQRKIEALKNQIAELRSRINRVPFLDDFDLKYNLLIRQPKPRSRAVMFCLMDVSGSMNQATKDMAKRFFLLLYLFLQRSYEYTEVVFIRHHTSAKEVDEEEFFYSRETGGTIVSSALKLMRRIIRDRYPASEWNIYGAQASDGDNWNDDSSTCHRILIDDIMPHVQYYSYVEITPRDHQALWEEYESVRTLFPDHFAMEQIVDVQDIYPVFRQLFRKKVTA